Sequence from the Terriglobia bacterium genome:
GATAGTGCGCATAGCACCACCGTATCGCCCACGAATCGATTTTCCCCTGAAACTGCAGGTCGAGCATATTCGCGAGATCGTTCCCGCCACGATTGAACTGCCGGCGCGCCTGGACATCCGACTTGAAGACCGGATAGTCTTGCACATCCCAATCCACCATGCGCCAGCGATCGCGCCATGTCGCCCACCCCCACGAATTGCAACGGTAGCTGAAATACGCATCGAATGGGTACGACGGGTCGATCGCAATCGGAAAATTGAATCCGGTGACTGAAAATACGCGGCTCTCCGTTTCATACGCCGCCAGCGCCTCATTGATGAATGCGAGATAGTCCGGCGCGGTAACGATGTCGTCCTCCAGTACCACAAGACGTTCGTAGCGCTCGAACAGACTGCTGACTCCGGTGATAACAGAACGCGCCAGTCCAAGATTCGCAGACCGCTCGACAACATTCACGCTCTTGAAGCCGTCGATCCTGGCGAGCACGCGCCGCACCTCGTCGACATTCGTGCGCTCGAACTCCGTCCGCGGCGCATCCGAAAAAACGTAGAGTTCAGTCCTCGCGGCCAGGCTGTTGAGCCGCAGAGCCTCCAGGGTCTGGCGAGTGTGATCGGGGCGTTTGTAGCAAAACAGCACCACTGGCGAAGGTTCCGGCATTCATCCCTTCCCGTACTGAAATTTCCATAGATTCGATGGTTCGTCGGCAAAATAACTTTTGGTAAATGGATGAACCTCCGGATCAGAACGCAGATCCATGGCATCTACAAAACGATATGAATTGTGCTGGGCATCGGACAAAGCCAGCTTACTGTGAGGAAGGACAACCTCGCTTGCCATCACCACGTAGTGAGTATTGAAACCTGGATCTTCGAAAACATTGCCCTCATAGATATGATC
This genomic interval carries:
- a CDS encoding sugar transferase — its product is MPEPSPVVLFCYKRPDHTRQTLEALRLNSLAARTELYVFSDAPRTEFERTNVDEVRRVLARIDGFKSVNVVERSANLGLARSVITGVSSLFERYERLVVLEDDIVTAPDYLAFINEALAAYETESRVFSVTGFNFPIAIDPSYPFDAYFSYRCNSWGWATWRDRWRMVDWDVQDYPVFKSDVQARRQFNRGGNDLANMLDLQFQGKIDSWAIRWCYAHYQNNAFCVFPVQSRVRNIGFDGTGVHCGVTDRLSVEIGNSLSGAAVRFPREIRPDPRIVRAFYRFNSIRLRWRLKSFLKSFLKPFLA